A stretch of the Neisseria sp. DTU_2020_1000833_1_SI_GRL_NUU_006 genome encodes the following:
- the hldA gene encoding ADP-heptose synthase: MPTKFQQETLKSRFAQAKVLVVGDVMLDRYWFGDVSRISPEAPVPVAKIGRIDQRAGGAANVARNIASLGGKAGLLSVTGDDEAANALDALMAQDGVASYLMRDKQIATTVKLRVVARNQQLIRLDFEEHPNREVLEQIKQKYREILPEYDAIIFSDYGKGGLSHISDMIDWAKHAGKTVLIDPKGDDYEKYAGATLITPNRAELKEVVGSWKNESELTEKAQNLRRHLDLTAVLLTRSEEGMTLFSEGEPIYQPTRAQEVYDVSGAGDTVIAGVGLGLAAGYTMPEAMHLANTAAGVVVAKLGTAVCSFAELNKALEEQ, from the coding sequence ATGCCCACCAAGTTCCAACAAGAAACCCTCAAATCCCGTTTCGCACAAGCCAAAGTCCTTGTTGTCGGCGACGTGATGCTCGACCGCTATTGGTTTGGCGACGTGTCCCGTATTTCGCCCGAAGCGCCCGTGCCGGTGGCCAAAATCGGACGAATCGACCAACGTGCGGGCGGAGCGGCGAACGTTGCGCGCAACATCGCTTCGTTGGGCGGCAAAGCAGGGCTGTTGTCGGTAACCGGCGACGACGAAGCCGCCAACGCGCTCGACGCGCTGATGGCGCAGGACGGCGTCGCCTCCTATCTGATGCGCGACAAACAAATCGCCACCACCGTCAAACTGCGCGTCGTCGCCCGCAACCAGCAGCTTATCCGCCTTGATTTTGAAGAACATCCCAACCGCGAAGTGTTGGAGCAAATCAAGCAGAAATACCGTGAAATATTGCCCGAATACGACGCAATCATTTTTTCAGACTACGGCAAAGGCGGCCTGTCGCACATCTCCGATATGATAGATTGGGCGAAACACGCCGGTAAAACCGTATTAATCGACCCCAAAGGCGACGATTACGAAAAATACGCCGGCGCCACACTGATTACACCCAATAGAGCCGAATTGAAAGAAGTGGTCGGCAGTTGGAAAAACGAAAGCGAGCTGACCGAAAAAGCGCAAAACCTGCGCCGCCACCTCGACCTGACCGCCGTTTTACTGACCCGCAGTGAAGAGGGCATGACCCTGTTCAGCGAAGGCGAACCCATTTACCAGCCCACCCGCGCCCAAGAAGTTTACGACGTATCCGGCGCAGGCGACACCGTCATTGCCGGAGTGGGCTTGGGGCTGGCGGCAGGCTACACCATGCCCGAAGCCATGCACCTCGCCAATACCGCCGCCGGTGTCGTCGTCGCCAAACTCGGCACGGCGGTTTGCTCGTTTGCAGAGTTGAACAAAGCATTGGAAGAGCAGTAA
- the rfaD gene encoding ADP-glyceromanno-heptose 6-epimerase → MTIIVTGAAGFIGSNIVKALNQRGITDIVAVDNLTRGEKFKNLAECEIAHYLDKHEFIRQVRGHLLPYENIEAVFHQGACSDTMNHDGLYMMDNNYQYTLDLLDWCQDERIPFLYASSAAVYGKGEIFREERELEKPLNVYGYSKFLFDQVLRRRMKEGLTAQVVGFRYFNVYGQHEQHKGRMASVAFHHFNQYREHGYVNLFGANDGYGNGEQTRDFVSVEDVAKVNLYFFDHPNLSGIYNLGTGRSQQFNELAAATVNACRAAEGKPELSLKELIEEELIRYIPFPDALKGKYQSFTQADITKLREAGYKEEFLDVKAGVGRYVKWMLENLA, encoded by the coding sequence ATGACCATCATCGTAACAGGCGCGGCCGGCTTTATCGGCAGCAACATCGTCAAAGCCCTCAACCAACGCGGCATTACCGACATCGTCGCCGTCGACAACCTGACCCGTGGCGAAAAATTCAAAAACCTTGCCGAGTGCGAAATCGCCCACTACCTCGACAAACACGAATTCATCCGTCAAGTGCGCGGCCATCTTCTGCCTTACGAAAACATCGAAGCCGTCTTCCACCAAGGCGCATGTTCCGACACCATGAACCACGACGGCCTCTACATGATGGACAACAACTACCAGTACACGCTCGACCTTTTGGACTGGTGTCAGGACGAACGCATCCCCTTCCTCTACGCCTCCAGCGCCGCCGTGTACGGCAAAGGCGAAATCTTCCGCGAAGAGCGCGAACTTGAAAAACCGCTCAATGTGTACGGCTACTCCAAATTCCTGTTCGACCAAGTATTGCGCCGCCGCATGAAAGAAGGCCTGACCGCCCAAGTCGTCGGCTTCCGCTACTTCAACGTTTACGGACAACACGAACAACACAAAGGCCGCATGGCATCCGTCGCCTTCCACCATTTCAACCAATACCGCGAACACGGTTACGTCAACCTGTTCGGTGCCAACGACGGCTACGGCAACGGCGAACAAACCCGCGACTTCGTCAGCGTCGAAGACGTCGCCAAAGTCAACCTCTACTTCTTCGACCACCCCAATCTCTCCGGCATCTACAACCTCGGCACCGGCCGCAGCCAACAATTCAACGAACTCGCCGCCGCTACCGTCAACGCCTGCCGCGCCGCCGAAGGCAAACCTGAACTGAGCTTAAAAGAGCTGATAGAAGAAGAACTTATCCGCTATATCCCCTTCCCCGACGCGCTCAAAGGCAAATACCAAAGCTTCACCCAGGCCGACATTACCAAACTGCGCGAAGCCGGATACAAGGAAGAATTTTTGGATGTCAAAGCAGGTGTCGGGCGCTACGTCAAATGGATGCTGGAAAATTTGGCTTGA
- the dapC gene encoding succinyldiaminopimelate transaminase, with product MNPLLDQLQPYPFARLREAMQGVNPPEGVTPVHLHIGEPKHPTPEVITNALTASLHELEKYPLTAGLPELRQACADWMRRRYDGLTVNPDTEVLPVLGSREALFSFVQTVLNPVSDDLKPVVLSPNPFYQIYEGAAILGGGEIRFANCPAPSFKPDWKSITEDVWQRTKVMFVCSPNNPSGSVLQLEDWQEIFDLQDKYGFIIASDECYSEIYFDGNKPIGGLQAAAQLGRSNRNIVMFTSLSKRSNVPGLRSGFVAGDVELLKNFLLYRTYHGSAMSIPVQRASIAAWNDEEHVIANRRLYQEKFDRVIPILQQAFDVKLPDASFYIWLKVPNGDDLAFAKNLWQKAAIQVLPGRFLARDTEWGNPGEGYVRIALVADVDSCVKAAETIVSLYR from the coding sequence ATGAACCCACTACTCGACCAGCTCCAACCCTATCCGTTTGCCCGCCTGCGCGAAGCCATGCAGGGCGTTAACCCTCCCGAAGGCGTCACCCCCGTCCACCTGCATATCGGCGAACCGAAACACCCTACCCCCGAAGTCATCACCAATGCGCTGACCGCCTCGCTGCACGAACTGGAAAAATACCCCCTGACCGCAGGTCTGCCCGAGCTGCGCCAAGCTTGTGCCGACTGGATGCGCCGCCGTTACGACGGACTGACCGTCAACCCCGACACGGAAGTCCTGCCCGTACTTGGCAGCCGCGAAGCCTTGTTTTCCTTCGTTCAAACCGTCTTAAACCCCGTTTCAGACGACCTCAAACCCGTCGTTCTCAGCCCCAACCCGTTCTACCAAATCTACGAAGGCGCAGCCATTCTCGGCGGCGGCGAAATCCGTTTTGCCAACTGCCCTGCCCCGTCCTTTAAGCCCGATTGGAAAAGCATTACCGAAGACGTATGGCAACGCACCAAAGTCATGTTCGTCTGCTCGCCCAACAACCCCAGCGGCAGCGTCCTGCAACTGGAAGACTGGCAAGAAATCTTTGATCTGCAAGACAAATACGGTTTCATCATTGCTTCCGACGAATGCTATTCCGAAATCTATTTCGACGGCAACAAACCCATAGGCGGCTTACAGGCGGCAGCACAATTAGGGCGCAGCAACCGCAATATCGTCATGTTCACCAGCCTCTCCAAACGTTCCAACGTTCCCGGACTGCGCTCCGGCTTTGTCGCAGGCGATGTCGAATTGCTTAAAAACTTCCTGCTCTACCGCACCTACCACGGCAGTGCAATGAGCATCCCCGTCCAACGCGCCAGCATCGCCGCATGGAACGACGAAGAACACGTCATCGCCAACCGCCGCCTGTATCAGGAAAAATTCGACCGCGTCATCCCCATTTTGCAACAGGCATTCGATGTCAAACTGCCCGACGCATCATTCTATATCTGGCTGAAAGTACCGAACGGCGATGATTTGGCATTTGCCAAAAATCTCTGGCAAAAAGCCGCCATCCAAGTCCTCCCCGGCCGCTTCCTCGCCCGCGATACCGAATGGGGCAACCCCGGTGAAGGCTACGTCCGCATCGCCTTGGTCGCCGATGTCGACAGCTGCGTCAAAGCCGCCGAAACCATCGTTTCCCTGTATCGCTGA
- a CDS encoding nitronate monooxygenase family protein — MQNNFDPLHIRGKSLIPVVQGGMGVGVSASKLSSAVARENGVGTIASVDLRHLHDDLLAESKINPSEEKYTRLNCTALDREIQKAKADANGKGMIAVNVMKAVKDHAAYVRQACESGADAIVMGAGLPLDLPEMTEGYHKDVALFPILSESRGIGIVLKRWMKKGVLPDAIVIEHPAHAAGHLGAASVAGVNDAKFEFKRVIEETFEVFKNLGLESEKIPLILAGGMANFEKVKTALKNWGASAVQIGTAFAVTEEGDAHINFKKTLAGAETEHVVEFMSVAGLPARGVRTKFLDSYIKRESKLQANAKADPRRCTQGLNCLTSCGLRDGLAKAGQFCIDIQLSAAFRGEVDKGLFFRGKDPLPFGNAIRTVQETIQYLLNGALPAAAK, encoded by the coding sequence ATGCAAAACAACTTCGACCCATTGCACATCCGAGGCAAATCATTGATTCCCGTCGTCCAAGGCGGGATGGGCGTGGGTGTTTCCGCATCGAAACTCTCCAGCGCGGTCGCCCGCGAAAACGGTGTCGGCACGATTGCCAGCGTCGATTTGCGCCACCTGCATGACGACCTGCTCGCCGAATCCAAAATCAACCCGAGCGAAGAAAAATACACCCGACTCAACTGCACCGCGCTTGACCGCGAAATCCAAAAAGCCAAAGCCGACGCAAACGGCAAAGGCATGATTGCCGTCAACGTCATGAAAGCCGTCAAAGACCACGCCGCCTACGTCCGCCAAGCCTGCGAATCGGGTGCGGACGCGATTGTGATGGGCGCGGGATTGCCGTTGGATTTGCCCGAAATGACCGAGGGTTATCACAAAGATGTCGCCCTGTTCCCGATTTTGTCCGAATCACGCGGTATCGGTATCGTATTGAAACGCTGGATGAAAAAAGGCGTTTTACCCGACGCCATCGTTATCGAGCATCCCGCACACGCTGCCGGACACTTGGGCGCGGCAAGCGTGGCAGGTGTGAACGATGCCAAGTTTGAATTCAAACGCGTCATCGAAGAAACTTTCGAAGTATTCAAAAACTTAGGTCTTGAAAGTGAAAAAATCCCGCTCATCCTCGCCGGTGGCATGGCGAACTTTGAAAAAGTCAAAACTGCCCTGAAAAACTGGGGTGCGTCCGCCGTCCAAATCGGCACGGCGTTTGCGGTTACCGAAGAAGGAGATGCCCACATCAACTTCAAAAAAACGCTGGCAGGCGCAGAAACCGAGCATGTTGTCGAATTTATGTCCGTCGCCGGACTGCCCGCACGCGGTGTGCGCACCAAATTCCTAGACAGCTACATCAAGCGCGAATCCAAGCTGCAAGCCAATGCCAAAGCCGACCCGCGCCGCTGTACGCAAGGCTTGAACTGTCTGACCAGCTGCGGCCTGCGCGACGGTTTGGCAAAAGCCGGACAATTCTGCATTGATATCCAACTCTCTGCCGCTTTCCGTGGCGAAGTCGATAAGGGCTTGTTTTTCCGAGGTAAAGACCCGCTACCGTTTGGCAACGCCATCCGCACGGTGCAAGAAACCATCCAATATCTGCTCAACGGCGCTCTTCCCGCAGCAGCCAAATAA
- a CDS encoding aldose 1-epimerase, with product MFTLKTENDRLLLASPDLRAEIYLYGGLLNRYEIRRPDGTWFNIVKAYDTPQHARESLTEWFRSGKLSPYACRLRHGKYSFDGKAYQCGKFKLAEHAAHGLMYDREFALVHSHADAQSAEVEIRADYAQDDSGYPFPFSLTVRYRLSADGLSIRSIVRNQGATAMPLADGWHPYFTLGGTTDDWSLEIDSSKRLGFDADLVPDGSIIDDTRFQTTSSLAGIELDNSFVLARSKPAACTLSGNGLTLSIYPDASYPYLQIFTPSTRDTIAIENLSGAPDCFNNGLGLIKLDAGEEAAFETRYHIAANRP from the coding sequence ATGTTCACACTCAAAACCGAAAATGACCGCCTGCTGCTCGCCTCCCCCGATTTGCGCGCGGAAATTTATCTTTACGGCGGGCTGCTCAACCGCTACGAAATCCGCCGCCCCGACGGCACATGGTTCAACATCGTCAAAGCCTACGATACCCCGCAACACGCCCGCGAGAGCCTGACGGAATGGTTCCGCAGCGGCAAACTCAGCCCGTACGCCTGCCGCCTGCGCCACGGCAAATACAGCTTTGATGGCAAAGCGTATCAGTGCGGCAAATTCAAACTCGCCGAACACGCGGCACACGGTTTGATGTATGACCGTGAGTTCGCCCTCGTACACAGCCATGCCGACGCCCAATCCGCCGAAGTCGAAATCCGCGCAGATTACGCACAAGACGACAGCGGCTACCCCTTCCCCTTCAGCCTGACCGTCCGCTACCGCCTCAGCGCAGACGGCTTAAGCATCCGCTCCATCGTCCGCAACCAAGGCGCAACCGCCATGCCGCTCGCAGACGGCTGGCACCCCTATTTCACGCTCGGAGGCACAACCGACGACTGGTCACTGGAAATTGACAGCAGCAAACGCCTAGGCTTCGATGCCGATTTGGTTCCTGACGGCAGCATCATCGACGACACCCGTTTTCAGACGACCTCAAGCCTGGCAGGCATCGAATTGGACAACAGCTTTGTCTTGGCACGCAGCAAACCCGCCGCCTGCACGCTTTCAGGCAACGGACTGACCCTGAGCATTTACCCCGACGCATCCTATCCCTACCTGCAAATCTTCACCCCATCGACCCGCGACACCATCGCTATCGAAAACCTCAGTGGCGCACCCGACTGTTTCAACAACGGCTTAGGGTTAATCAAACTGGACGCAGGAGAAGAAGCCGCATTTGAAACGCGCTACCATATAGCTGCCAACCGTCCGTAA